In Microvirgula aerodenitrificans DSM 15089, the sequence TCTGCGATCCTTGACGCCAGCGGTGTCAAGCGAGCCGCGCACGGTGTGGTAGCGCACACCCGGCAAGTCTTTTACGCGACCGCCGCGAATCAGCACGACCGAGTGTTCCTGCAGGTTGTGGCCTTCACCGCCGATGTACGAAATCACTTCGAAACCGTTGGTCAGACGCACCTTGCAGACCTTGCGCAGAGCCGAGTTCGGCTTCTTCGGGGTCGTGGTGTACACACGGGTGCAGACACCGCGCTTTTGCGGGCAGGCTTCAAGTGCCGGCACCTTGCTCGCCACTTTGGCGACCGCACGTCCTTTACGGACG encodes:
- the rpsL gene encoding 30S ribosomal protein S12 translates to MPTINQLVRKGRAVAKVASKVPALEACPQKRGVCTRVYTTTPKKPNSALRKVCKVRLTNGFEVISYIGGEGHNLQEHSVVLIRGGRVKDLPGVRYHTVRGSLDTAGVKDRRQSRSKYGAKRPK